The segment CTGGGGTCATGGGCACCTGCTCTGGGCACCAGATCCAGGCAGGCCCATGGGACGGTGGCTTCCCTGGCAGCCCAGagctggagggggaaaagggaaccCCAAAGTTTTGTAGGAAGATACTGTTAGAAGTTAGGGCCGTCGTTGCCCCATGGTACTgcggggagcaggcagaggtAGTGCCGGTGCTGGCTCCGCTGGGGAGCGGGCTGATGGCCATGCCGCTGGGGTGGTGGATGCAGCGCTGGTCCCTCGGGGGCAGGTCATGCCCAGGCACggctggctggagctgggggaggcacAGGGGACTAGCGCAAGTCTGCTCCCACCCGAGTTCACCAGCCCTGGGGGAAGGTGCGGGGTGGCACAGCTCCCTCCAGGGGTACCCTGGGCCTGCCCTCTTGCCCCCCTTCCAGTCTCTTCACCAAAGCTGTCAAGCAGGtccttttctttgctgtctgtCCTCAGGGTAGCGGGTGCCCCGTCCCTGAGCTGGGCATGTTTCGGTTGAGCTGCAGATGCCCACCCTGTGGGCGCTGGCTCCATTGTGTGCCTCCAATGAGCTTACCTGCGGCTGGGAGCCaggcccggggctggcggggccaCAGCTTGCCCCAGCGTGTTTGTGGTGCCAGGAAGGGCCTGGCCTGCGCAGGAGCTCCAGGCTCGCGGCTGGAGCCTGGCAGGAAACCGGAGCGCGGTTGCACggacagccaggcaggagaaggcagacGTGGTGCAGGGCAGCAGACACGGCACGCCGGCTGGCGTGATGGCGGGGATCGCTGGCAGGCGCAGGGGGTGGCAGCGAATGCCCTGGGGGAGCACTGCCCTGGGGCTGTACGCCCCGCAGGCTGGCACGCTGGTGGAGGTGTCCCATCAAGCCCAGTGCCTTGTCTTcctgcagggcacagcagggTGGCTCGCTGGCTGAGCTGATGGGAACTGGTCCCCGGGTACAGCTCCCCATGGTGCCAACGGCAGGGCACCCAGCCTCTGCTGTTGGATGGCTGCAGGGAGCCACCTCTGAGCAGCCACCTCTGGGCAGGGTGTGCTGGGGACCTGCCTGGCTGTCGGGCTCGGGCTGTGTGACGAGTGCCCCAGGGGGCCCTGCCTTCCAGGCAGCACAGGGGTGGCTGTGGTGTCACCTGCCATGGGGCATCCGCGTCGAGGCTGGACCCCCCCTGCACCGTGCCCTGGCAGAGCTCCAGGTGCCTCAAGGGGAGGAACAGCGtggggaggagctgctgggcaggatgGGTGTCACAGTCTGCCACGTGGGAAGCCCCACAGTGGCTCCAGAGGCAGCCGTGTGCTCGAGCTGTGGCCAAGCGCTGGGTcccaccccctgctctgggctcAGGCCGTGGTGCTTGGAGACAGGGGCGGCCAGGGGCCAGCAGTGCCTTGACAGCCTCCTGCTTTTGGCAGGTACCCGCATCATCTACGACCGCAAGTTCCTGCTGGAGTGCAAGAATTCACCCGTGGCCAGGacccctccctgctgcctgccccagatcCCCGGTGTCACATCCCTGGCCCAGTCCAGCCTCGTCAAGCTGGAGGAGCTCAAGGAGCGGAATGAGAGCGAAGAAGCCATGCCAGGTGGGCGGCCCAGGCACACAGCTCCTGTCTATGCACTGCCTGGCGAATGGGGTTCCCGCTTGGCTGCAAGGGCAAGGGGAgatcccagcccagctccggtTCCCGCTCCTGCCCCCTTTGCCTGCACGTTTCTCTCAGCCCCATCCTAACCCTGGCCCTGTATCTCTCTGTACCCTTGCAGATCAAGACCAGTTTGAGATGGAGATCTGAGTTTCCAGCTCCCTGTCTCCAGGCCGTGGCTGGGCCTGTTCCTGGGCCTCGTGGAGGTGCTGGCACTGTGACCAGCTGGCTGCAGCCCTCTCTGATGCTGGGGATGGATGTGTGACACCTCAGGCTCTAGCACAACTGGCTGGTGCAATTGCCTAGGAGCTCATGCTTGATCAATAAACACCATGAAACCCCTGCGCTGACCTGGTGCATCTCTGTGTTGGGGCTCTGCTGGGTCCTCAGAGCGCCGGGGAGGGAACCTAAGAGGTGCCAAGCAGCACCAGGAGCCCTTTGCGGGTGCAGAGaatctctccctcctgccctgaaaCCCTGCGGGCTGGGAGTGGTGAATGCAGGGCCTCAGCGCCTGCTCCCAGGTTTGGGGTGCCACACGCAGGCGCCACTAGCGAGGCCTTCCGgcgagcaggggagggagggagcagcacgGTGAAGTCTCCCTGCTCTCCAGGGTAAACGTTAACACCCTGGGCCTACCTGACCTGGCAGGCAGTGCTAGCACAGGGATGCTTTTCCCGGGATCTCCCTGGCGCTGAGGCTACACACATCTGAGCTGTGCCCGGATGGGCAGGAGCTCAGATGGGAGCACAGGCTGCAGCACCAACCCTGGCCCTGCTGTGGGCTGGCGGCAGGTCAGCCTCCCCAGCCAGCCTGGAATTCCAGGGGCcgtctcctcctgcagcagcactgggccctgtgctggctgctgtgggtCTCCCCCCGCTGCCAACCGGGGCAGCAGGGAAACGCATCGCTGCCCACTCGACCTGGGCGAAGGTGGGGGTGCTGCCAGGGGCGTTCCTTCCCTTTGCGTGGGCTGGGAACACCCTGCCAGGGCCACGGCCCCTTGGCCCAGCCCTTGGCCGTAGCCTTGCCCCACAGTCccgtctcctgctgctcctgggagagAACCTGGACCTGTCAGGCACCAGAACCCCAGGGCAGGCTGCAACCAGGGGCAGGTTAGTGCTATTTATTAAACATCATGTAGTGAATCACCACCAAAATGTCACAATGATTAAAATGCCCTCTTCTGGGACGAGGAGTGGGAGGCAGCGGAGGTGCCCAGACCCCGTTGGGCAGTGAGGGCTCACAGTCCACACCCCTGTCCCTGGCATCAAGGATCCTCTTGGCCAGGCTCGGCTTCAGCGCCGCCATCCGTCGCTGCAGCCGGCTCCGCAGCAGGCAGGCTCCTCGACTCGGCGATCAGGCGCTTGACACCCACCAGCCACTGGCTCACCTCGTTCACATGGTCCACCATGAGCGAGCGGTGGATCTCGTCAGCTGCCTCCCAGTgccgctgctgcagctctgccaggaaaGGGGAACCCGTCAGGCGTTGCGGGGGGGCCTCCCCTGGGTGCCCCCTGCCCCGATGCAGCCCCTCTCACCTTGCACCAGGAGgctcatcctcttcctcaccgGGGCCGACAGCTTCCCCTGAGCCCAGGCATCCCCCAGCACCGTCAGCCGCCGCGCGATGTCGTCGCATACTTGTTTCTGGAAACAGAGATGAGCTGGACGGGGGACctgcccccaccccggctccggggagcccctggggcagggatgggcccCTCGCCCCACGGGCAGCCCGGGGacgggcagcccccggccgctgccgcccccgGAAGGAGCCGGGGGAAGGTGCCGGGGCCTCCTCACCTGCACGGCGGGGCGGCAGGCGGCCAGGGCCTCCCTCAGCGGGGCGAGGACCGCCTCGGCGGGCAGGCCGCACTCCTCctccgggccggcggcggggctgggccggccGCGCTCCGCTCGCAGTGCGGGGCCgaggggcccgggggggggcggccccagcgccggggggggcggcggaggagcgggagcggcGCTGCCCGGCTCCGGGGGGGCACCTGCAGGGGAGAGGCGCCGGCGCGGAGCCCCGTCAgcccggggtggggcgggggctGCGCCGGGCCCCGGCCCGCCCGGAGCGCGGCTGCTCGGGGCAGGGCTTCGCGGGTGCTGACCTGGGGGcgccccggcgggcggcgggggggggcggcgggtgaGGGGCGTCCGCCTGGCCCCGCCGGCCTGCGCCTGCAGCCCGTAGGAGAACTGGGGGGGGTCGTTCCAGCCACGCTCCTGGTTCCCTGCGGCGGCCAAGGGCACAGTCAGGcccggggggggtgtcccggtcCCGCTCCCCGTTCCCGCTCCCCCCGGAAGTCCACCCGCGCCCCCTCACCCGGCTTCACGTAGAGCTCCGCCATCCCGCCACGTCACGCCCGTTCCCGCCCCTTCCGTCCGGtgggcgggggcgggaggggaaggggcggggcgaCGGgcagccccgccccgccgggggacGGGGtagggggcggggggcgggggcggggtcTTCGGCCCCGACCCCCGGCCCCTACCCcggcccccggccgccgcccgctATGGGGTGTGGAGGAGGGCTCGCCTGAGGCGGAAGGCctccaggaaggagaagaggcCCCGCTTGCGGGCACCGGCCCCCGCCGTCCCTCCGCTGCCTCCGCTGGCCTTGGTCGCCCCGCTGGCAGCGtcccccgcggccgccgggccgggccggtcccGGCCTGTCGCACCCTTCTGCTTAGCCCCCGGTGCAGCGGCCACCAGACACTTCTGGTACTGCAcctgcggggagaggaggggcAGGGAATGGCCGCGGGGGGGGTCACACGCAGCACGGCATGGCCACGGCGTCAGACAGGGCACAGCGTGGCTGCGGGGGTCAGGCACGAGGTGACATCGCTGTGAGGTTGGACGCGACGTGGTGTTGTCTGTGGGGTGGGACACAACGCTGGCCACGGGGGGGTGACCCCCTGCCGCATGACCGCCACGGGGTGGGATGCAACGTGGCATCACCGTGGCGTCAGACACAACGCAGCGTGCCTGTGGGAGTCACGCGCAAAACGGCAGCACCGTAGGGCGGGACACGCCACGGCAGCACCGTGGGGCTGGACACAACCCAACACAGCACGGCTACGAGTTGGACACGGCACCACGCGgtcagccccctcctgcccctcctgccctccccggggctgtGTCTCACCCCAGCCCCCAGCTttgccctctcccagccccagccctcgccTCCTCCCCCGGGTGTCCCCAGGGGGCTGAGGAGCTGGCGGGGTTGGGGGACGCCCCGCTCCCGCTCACCATGCAGGCTGCCTGCACCGCCTCCGAGATGGTGCCGGCGTCAGGCTCGCACCAGAAAGCCGCACACTGGAAGCGTCGCCCCGTGTCCACGATGAGCGCGAAGGTGTGGGCGTCCCGGCCCACCCCCAGGAAGGTCACGTACCGCACCTGGCACTCCCAGATGTGCGCCGCCTCCTCGTCCTCCTGCAGGGACTCCGTGGGCCCATCCACACCTGGCCACAGCCCGGGCAGCCATGCCACCCCCGCCAGGTCCCCTCTGCCAGGAGGCTGGGCCCCCCATGGGGGTCACCTGTCCCACCCCCGGGCAGCAGGGTGCCCGCTTCAGCCAgagccccctgcccccctccccacctgcacggggtGCACCCTCATGGCCGTGTCGGACACGCGGATGAGGGAGGGCGTCCAGCGCTCCCGCCCGGGGCCTCTCGTCAGCTTCTCGATGGCCTCGTTCAGCACATccatccctggggagcaggagacCCCATccccatcagcccctgccccagcttgGGCAGGGCGCAGGCAGAGTGCTGTCAGCCAGCCCCACGGCAGGGGGTCCTCAGCTGTCCCCCTGCCACGGTGGGGCCAGCAGCGCTTACCCATGGCCCTGCGCACCGGCAGGCTGCCGATGTACAGCGCCTCGTAGGTCTGCATCGACTGCCTCACCGCCTCCAGGATATCAACTGCCAGGACAGCAAGAGGTGGGGGGGCCCCCGGAGGGaccctcccgtgtcccccccatccccaaggACCCTGGGGACGCAGCTGGGCAAGCCAAAGGGCTCTGGCCACTGAGCATCCCACTGCCCAAGGGCCGGGGGAACGGTACCTTGCAGCGGCAGGTCTTCAGTGGAGACGGACTCCAGTGTGGTGGCGCATGGTGGCCCGCTGCTCGCTACGGCTCGCTCAGCCACGATCTGCAAGAGACAGGGGTCCCGctgcctcccctcacccccaagaccccccccagGCCATGCCCACACCCACCGGGGCCCCTGCATCCCACCTTGGAGCACATCTCGTGCAGGGCCTTGGCGATGCCTTTGGCGGGCACGTTGCAGTGGAAGACGTGACACTTGAGGACACAGGTGTCCTTGTCACTGGCCACGAAGGCAAAGTCTCTGCCAAGGCCACAAGCAATCCAGTGAGACTCCATCAgaggcagccccctccccatgctgccccccggccccactgCCCTCTTACCTGTCCCTGCAGCCACGGCAGCAGtcagggtgggaggagaagggacagGTTACTGCCGGGTGCCTTTTCCCCTCAGCGGGCAgagccgccccccagcccccggctcTGACCCGGCCCCCGGCACCTGCCATTGTTGCAGCCAACGCCCCAGACGCGGATGTTGAGGATGGGCTGGTGGTGGATGAGGCTGCGGTTGAGGGGGTCCACCAGGCTCATGGTGTCCTTCTTCAGGATCATCACCAGGTCCTGGCCCTGCAGAGGGTCAGCGGCTCCCTCAGCCTGGCAGATGAcctgggtgtccccagcacccagctgggTGTAGGGACACCCCCATCCCCCGGCCTACTCAGCCCCAAGCGTGGGGACAGCCGTGCCCCCTTTCCCCGCCAAGTACCATTCCCGTGGGTGGGGACAGCCCACCCAGGCACCCCTGGCACTGTTCCCAAGGGACAGCCCTGTCAGACCCACCTACTCCACGCTTGGGACCACTGCATGGATGCCCGACGTGGAGAGAGTTGACTCTGCCACTGGCACTGgtccctgcccctcccccccccccggcatggTCCCTATCAGTGGGGAcaagccagccccagcagcagtggCCCTGGGGTGGGACCCTGCCTGGCAGCACTGTCCCAGGCTCCCACCTCGCCCCGGTTCTCTGCAGAGCCCTTGCTGTTGGAGAGCTGCTGGATGCAGTTGTTGACGGCGATGCTGCTCTTGCCAGGTGCCAGGTCCTCCTCGGGGATCTCCACCCAGCCCAGCGAGCGCACAGCAAAGCACTGAGCAGAGACACGTGGGGCTTCAGTGCCCAGCCACCCCCATCCCATACCCTTCACTGTCCCAGCGAGGTCACCCTTGCTCTcgttcccatccctgtcccccctgccagcttctgcctgccccctccgccgccagccccagcccacggTGCCGCGGTGAAGCTGCCGGGTGCGGTACCTTGGAGGcgggctctgccctgtgctggacgtcATCTCCATGCCAGGGCAGCGAGGTCCTGCGGAGGGACGGGGTGGTGAGGGCACGGCTCCCActtggcagcaccgagctggggCACCCAGAGAAGCATCAGGATACCCTGGCACCAGCAAACCACTCCCCTTCCCCATGCTACCAGCTGGGAGGCATTCCATGGAGGTGACTAGCGCGGTCCTGCTGACCCCAATGTGTGGGGCTGTTGCGATGGGGGGCACCATGGTGCCCCACAAGCCAGCAGAGTGCATGGGCAGCCCTACCTCCGGGACAGTGAAGCCATGGGGCTGGGAATGGGCCTGTCCTCTGCCGAGTGCTTCGCCGCGGGGGCCTGGCAGtcctgggagagaggaggaaaggcatGAAGGCAGCAAGGGAGGCTGTCAGGAGGCACCAGGTAGGAGCCCTCCCTTCCTGGACAGCAGCACCTCAGCTTGTGGGCATCCTACATAGCCAGGATGAGGCCAACTTGGGGCACACTGGAGCCTTTCAAGAGGCTTAACCCTGGCCAGGAATGGGCAGAGCAGGCTTTCAGGGCGACAGAGACAGGCCTGCTCCGAGCAGCGACTCCCAGAGGGCCCTTCAgcagggtcctgccaggaggTAGGATCCAACACCAGCCCCCACCGCCCTGCCCACATCCCCTACCATTCCCTGGAATGTCTCCTCTCCATTGGCCTCCGGGTGCCCTCCCAGGTTGGTGGTGTGTGCAGGGTGCTGCCACTGCGTTGTGCCGGTCGGCACATGCCAGTAGTAGGTGCCCAGAGAGTCTCGGATTTTCCTCCAGCCTGGGGGGAGGTCAGGGTCTGTCTCCAGGCTCTGGTCGCTCCAGAGGTTGTCTGtgcagaggaagagtgtgaggcaaagggatggggagggggcaggggatgGACAGACCCTCAGCTGTAGGGTGCCCTGTGAAATGAGCAGCTTCGGCCAGCAGCGAAAGGGTCCTGCGGTGGCCTCTGGGTGCACGGCTGGGCACAGGGCCCAGGAGAGAAGCACGGCGAGGGAAGGCTTGGCATGACGCCAGAGAGGCTGCGGTGGGGTCGACCCCGGGTGAGTGCTAGGTGCAGGCAGTGCCTCACTGGCACCCGGAGGGATGGGGTGACTGCGGCAGGGGCTCAGAGAGCACAGGCACCCTGCAGGGGTGCCCAGGCAGggcctggtgctgccagcccagAGCTCCCTCTGCCAGCATGCGGTCCCCAGCCCTCTGCCAACAGCCCATGGTACCCGAGACCAGCTTCTTCCCAGATTGGCCGGGGAAAGGGCCTGGCGACAGACccaaggaggaggaaagcacCCTTGGAGGGTTTCAGCTAGGTCGGGTAGATTAACCCCCTCCTCCTGGCGCCCCAAGCCCTGGAGAGGTCACGGAAACGAGCCGGTGCTGCAGCACGGGAGCGAGCTCCGCTCCTGGGCATGCAGCCCGACATCCGCAGGGCCCGGGCACCGCGCGGTGCTGCCCCGCTCCGTCCCCCGCGCCCCGCGGGACCCCCGCCCCGCAGCGGGGGGGAAAGCGGGGGCGGCGCCCGCCGCGACcttggcgggggcggggaggcggcgatgggccgggccgggccgggcgccccCAGCGCGGGCCCCGGGAGGCCccttcagcaccgcggacagAGCCGGGGCGCGGCCGCCGCTCCAggccccgcgccccggccccggccccgcagccccggcccccgcagccccggccccggccccgcagccccggcccccgcagccccggccccgcagccccggccccccggtcccggccccccccagccccagccccagccccccgcagcccggcccccgcccgccggcgcgGCTGACCGTCGCAGTTGACGAGGACGATGGCCAGCATGTAGTCCTTGCCCAGCatggccccggcccccgccccggcgcggccgccccggcccgccgcctcCTCAGGCCCAGACCcagcggcggctgcggcgggaggggcgggggggggcggggccgggacgGGCGGGGCTTCCCGGGCgcgggaagggcgggggggggtgtgtgggggtgtgagCCGGGGCCTCAGGGCGCGGGAGGGGATGTCTCGGCGGTGTTCGGGAACGGGGGGGCATGTGTGCGTGCCCGGCGGGGTTACCGGAGTGCAGAGGGGCGGCGAGGTCCTTGCAGTGTTCCGGTGCAGAAAATGTGACACCGGCCTGGGGAAGGGGCATTTTGGGGCAAGAAAGGAGGTTTCTGGGTGCAGTAGCCGGTCTAGGTCAACCCCACGTGCCACTAGGTTCATTCCCTTTCCCTCCATGCACCCTTGGGTTTCCTCCATTCCCCTCCATTTCCCCACAGATCACCCTTATTCCTCTCCATCCACGCTTCTTCTTCCGTGTTCATTCTCCTCCATGCATGCTCAGGTCCTCCCATTTCCCTCTGCCTGTGGTCCAACCTCCTCCAGTCAGTACCGAAGACACCTAAATGTGCATGCTGGTCATCCTCCTCTTCTCACCAGAGGCTGAGAGCTTTGCATCTCCAGCTGTAGACTTATGTTTTCCACGCCACCCTGAGCTGACAATCCTGGTTGATGCTCAGTTACAGGGAAAGAAGCTCTGGAGACATTTGTTGTACACCTTAGTTCCTTCATGGAGCCCCCTTGTGTGCTGCCAGGGAC is part of the Rissa tridactyla isolate bRisTri1 chromosome 11, bRisTri1.patW.cur.20221130, whole genome shotgun sequence genome and harbors:
- the APBB3 gene encoding amyloid-beta A4 precursor protein-binding family B member 3 → MLGKDYMLAIVLVNCDDNLWSDQSLETDPDLPPGWRKIRDSLGTYYWHVPTGTTQWQHPAHTTNLGGHPEANGEETFQGMDCQAPAAKHSAEDRPIPSPMASLSRRTSLPWHGDDVQHRAEPASKCFAVRSLGWVEIPEEDLAPGKSSIAVNNCIQQLSNSKGSAENRGEGQDLVMILKKDTMSLVDPLNRSLIHHQPILNIRVWGVGCNNGRDRDFAFVASDKDTCVLKCHVFHCNVPAKGIAKALHEMCSKIVAERAVASSGPPCATTLESVSTEDLPLQVDILEAVRQSMQTYEALYIGSLPVRRAMGMDVLNEAIEKLTRGPGRERWTPSLIRVSDTAMRVHPVQEDEEAAHIWECQVRYVTFLGVGRDAHTFALIVDTGRRFQCAAFWCEPDAGTISEAVQAACMVQYQKCLVAAAPGAKQKGATGRDRPGPAAAGDAASGATKASGGSGGTAGAGARKRGLFSFLEAFRLRRALLHTP
- the SRA1 gene encoding steroid receptor RNA activator 1, which produces MAELYVKPGNQERGWNDPPQFSYGLQAQAGGARRTPLTRRPPPPPAGAPPGQHPRSPAPSSRAPGGPGPGAAPAPPRADGAPRRRLSPAGAPPEPGSAAPAPPPPPPALGPPPPGPLGPALRAERGRPSPAAGPEEECGLPAEAVLAPLREALAACRPAVQKQVCDDIARRLTVLGDAWAQGKLSAPVRKRMSLLVQELQQRHWEAADEIHRSLMVDHVNEVSQWLVGVKRLIAESRSLPAAEPAAATDGGAEAEPGQEDP